From a region of the Triticum aestivum cultivar Chinese Spring chromosome 7D, IWGSC CS RefSeq v2.1, whole genome shotgun sequence genome:
- the LOC123168504 gene encoding protein DETOXIFICATION 52, translating to MCTTTPAPSAPAVAVSGGKGLHHVYVTLAQCADVHGHGGDAAGAHCHPQLKCHGVDGHAVPLTVNGGETFREAAALCRLACPIALTALLLYSRTALSMLFLGSLGDLQLAAGSLAVAFANITGYSVLSGLSLGMDPLCSQAFGANQPTLLGLTLYRSVLFLLCCSLPLSALWLNMSKILLFLGQDREITELAQQYLLFSLPDLFTFSLIHPLRVYLRSQGVTQPLTTAAGAAVLFHVLANYVLVGRLGLGAEGVAAAASASNFVLLGVLLAYVSRRDTALREAWGPTVEWLAGWGPLARLAAPSCASVCLEWWWYEVMILLCGLLPEPKPAVASMGVLMQTTALVYVFPSSLGLGVSTRVGNELGANRPGRARSSARVAMVGAAGMGLLAMSFAAGMRHAWGRLFTADADIIRLTAAALPVVGLCELGNCPQTVGCGVLRGSARPSRAAHVNLGAFYLVGMPVAVVLAFWFGVGFVGLWVGLLAAQVCCAGLMLCAVGSTDWEAQARRAQALTSSSSPDVEMSDAGKGGGHASAAAAAAGGAGPEKGEHDEDRADRRRYEPLISNEKAEPGTVQVL from the coding sequence ATGTGCACCACCACCCCTGCGCCGTCGGCGCCAGCGGTGGCAGTCTCCGGCGGCAAGGGCCTCCACCACGTCTATGTGACGCTGGCCCAGTGCGCCGACGTTCACGGGCACGGGGGCGACGCGGCCGGCGCTCATTGTCACCCCCAGCTCAAGTGCCATGGGGTTGACGGCCACGCCGTGCCCCTGACTGTGAATGGTGGCGAGACTTTCCGCGAGGCGGCGGCACTGTGCCGGCTGGCGTGCCCGATCGCGCTGAcggcgctgctgctctactcccgCACCGCGCTGTCCATGCTCTTCCTCGGCTCCCTCGGCGACCTCCAGCTAGCGGCGGGTTCgctcgccgtcgccttcgccaaCATCACCGGCTACTCAGTGCTCTCCGGGCTCTCCCTCGGAATGGACCCGCTTTGCTCTCAGGCGTTTGGCGCCAACCAGCCGACGCTCCTCGGCCTCACCCTCTACCGCTCTGTTCTCTTCTTGCTCTGCTGCTCGCTGCCGCTCTCTGCGCTGTGGCTCAACATGTCAAAGATCCTCCTCTTCCTCGGCCAGGACCGCGAGATCACGGAGCTCGCGCAGCAGTACCTCCTATTCTCCCTCCCCGACCTCTTCACCTTCTCCCTGATCCACCCACTACGCGTCTACCTCCGGTCGCAAGGTGTCACGCAGCCGCTCACCACTGCCGCGGGCGCAGCCGTGCTGTTCCATGTGCTGGCCAACTACGTGCTGGTGGGGCGACTCGGGCTCGGCGCCGAGGGGGTTGCCGCCGCGGCCTCGGCTTCCAACTTCGTGCTACTCGGCGTGCTGCTGGCGTACGTCAGCCGGCGCGACACGGCGTTGCGGGAGGCATGGGGTCCCACGGTGGAGTGGCTCGCCGGATGGGGCCCGCTTGCGCGGCTGGCCGCTCCTAGCTGCGCGTCGGTGTGCCTGGAGTGGTGGTGGTACGAGGTGATGATCTTGCTGTGCGGGCTACTGCCGGAGCCAAAGCCGGCGGTGGCGTCCATGGGCGTGCTTATGCAGACGACGGCGCTTGTGTATGTCTTCCCGTCGTCCCTGGGTCTCGGCGTATCGACGCGGGTGGGAAACGAGCTGGGCGCGAATCGCCCAGGCCGCGCGCGCTCTTCCGCTCGCGTGGCCATGGTCGGCGCCGCCGGGATGGGACTCTTGGCCATGTCGTTCGCAGCGGGGATGCGCCACGCATGGGGTCGACTCTTCACCGCCGACGCCGACATCATCCGCCTAACTGCAGCCGCGCTGCCGGTCGTAGGGCTGTGCGAGCTCGGAAATTGCCCACAGACCGTCGGCTGCGGCGTGCTCCGCGGCAGCGCCCGGCCGTCGCGAGCCGCGCACGTCAACCTCGGCGCTTTCTATCTTGTGGGCATGCCCGTCGCCGTCGTGCTTGCGTTCTGGTTCGGCGTGGGCTTCGTTGGGCTCTGGGTGGGGCTCCTCGCCGCCCAGGTGTGCTGCGCCGGGCTCATGCTGTGCGCCGTGGGATCCACCGACTGGGAGGCGCAGGCTCGGCGGGCTCAGGCGCTGACATCGTCGTCCTCTCCAGACGTGGAGATGTCCGACGCTGGGAAGGGCGGGGGCcacgcgtcggcggcggcggccgcggcagggGGAGCCGGGCCCGAGAAAGGGGAGCACGATGAGGACAGGGCGGACAGGAGGCGCTACGAGCCATTGATCTCGAACGAGAAGGCCGAGCCCGGGACAGTGCAGGTGCTTTGA